The Drosophila mauritiana strain mau12 chromosome 2R, ASM438214v1, whole genome shotgun sequence genome has a segment encoding these proteins:
- the LOC117138569 gene encoding uncharacterized protein LOC117138569 isoform X4 has product MSKKMWQKIFKSKSQKPQPLAKINKRHSRIAYEEYQQLTDLLAGENGQLSFGNEKENEHENGNGSGSINVFEQQPLQGSFNSLQFSEAHQLQQQQQQKSQQQQLSTFSRVRNTFSMKRNSSSSKKLGNAKPSESDVASEASAAAATVATATAAATLTNNAPGNQLQRVLIVVNKIDVATNCLTNNLHANPTETVTTNAAIKSTTSSTTDPETEDSRRGAEDDLPAPPPLTSGSSLPVPEYVPEQLTQLTPCPCCSRTFVVDALRKHVVICEKASKKRKIFDSSRQRRDGTALSTYVLPKNFGLPSAERTVGIPSPPITSRETTSVNAAPEPVNSPLPVRRKSQTEMVRSTARASMRKAASTLSSNSATEAPAVAPAASTAPAAPAAPAAPLVRERSLAKRIKAPACDRCPHCDRTFNPKAFDRHVEWCKEKAIQATMKSTNSQETSKAKERLEARKQYRPPNLKTKRSLARDKYSGNHEEVLEAGEMTTPKPNLMSHSMTSSVHSDITQAQVTSSRAGSRAKANSTVTQNQVNLFNEDPPSPPPPKERSALRRSKRTQRESCNEIDETMEQLRRNGGGDALQLAKLDCVEAPVLQPARRRKRGPKTDKLDGVEKQICLPQVTMTFDELNGLIKRKGGTPICNVEMDEQGIGSLVSKHHSSATLVRQAHRRIRTKENPDLELRALQSSCSAISKDVQSSLVPMQRNQSKIYSGSEEESPRSEIQIKLETATMRTVCRPQKKSGRSSQVMTNSEPKRALPMSDLKESFEAINQSIGQTVLPRLQMGNERQDYEPEEDGTDNYTSDLDEEPKGDDLMARAAKLIERARSNSSPIRNPELLDSHSEHDEEQPEAERELRLPPLTKQNSNVSRRGSLENNESAIAYFKALNAKRRSNRSDSKMSEDKLQRQQSNASNASSQEEKSRQEMEKRPADDDQRKREIFISIETEANAQGRSPISPDSLRHMVGNAQAHIDVLHIENGNEPEHARFSKISDTEDAGNEPRDQASQSTNRLAPSSSGSGLAPNVQLNNAKNLIQQMHSEFRLMGEEASASMRRQLIGSNGGRGEEPQRSSSGLPSSNPTHQVVASSPMTPSPSADSDELSSLDGYPVSSSQGLRRGASSKLSSDSAYGSSNSPYSLSRQRSSELQAGTLQSQGLMRPHTASAKLASCMIDASTQAHTDYGTLKARQRLFAPECGNNNGEGGESYSSGSEHSFATNPKQQQNINYNYQQPLQQDQQKQQQMQQMQQQQQMQQMNCNYNYQQEQQQLHHQQQLQHQQQQPKIPTPSGYNTTNNNVPMTPTTSENSLMSTSSMSSSKKSNYCYECGSKFIFETAKFCMDCGLRRAEL; this is encoded by the exons ATGAGCAAGAAAATGTGGCAGAAGATCTTCAAGTCCAAGTCGCAGAAGCCGCAGCCCTTGGCCAAAATCAACAAGCGACACAGTCGCATTGCTTACGAGGAGTACCAGCAATTAACCGATCTGCTGGCCGGTGAAAATGGACAGCTCAGTTTCGGCAACGAAAAGGAAAATGAGCACGAAAATGGGAATGGAAGTGGCAGCATTAACGTTTTCGAACAGCAGCCGCTGCAAGGTTCTTTCAACTCGTTGCAGTTTAGTGAGGCGCAtcagctgcagcaacagcagcaacaaaaatcgcagcagcaacagctgtcAACGTTTTCGCGCGTTCGCAACACATTTTCCATGAaacgcaacagcagcagcagcaaaaagcTGGGAAATGCCAAGCCAAGTGAGTCGGATGTAGCATCTGAagcatctgcagcagcagcaacagttgcaacagcaacagcagcagcaacattaaCTAACAATGCGCCAGGCAATCAACTGCAACGCGTCTTGATTGTTGTCAATAAGATCGATGTGGCCACTAACTGCCTGACTAATAATTTGCATGCCAATCCTACAGAAACTGTGACTACAAATGCAGCAATTAAATCAA CAACAAGCAGCACCACGGATCCCGAGACCGAAGACTCTAGGCGGGGCGCAGAGGATGATTTGCCTGCCCCGCCGCCACTGACCTCCGGATCCTCCCTTCCGGTGCCGGAGTACGTGCCCGAGCAGTTAACACAGCTGACACCCTGTCCCTGCTGCAGTCGCACCTTCGTCGTGGACGCGCTGCGCAAGCACGTCGTCATCTGCGAGAAGGCCTCCAAGAAGCGCAAGATCTTCGACTCGTCGCGCCAACGCCGCGATGGAACCGCTCTCTCCACGTACGTGCTGCCCAAGAACTTTGGCCTTCCCAGTGCGGAACGCACTGTCGGAATACCATCTCCTCCGATCACCAGTCGCGAAACCACGTCAGTAAATGCTGCTCCAGAG CCAGTGAACTCACCACTGCCAGTTCGTCGAAAGTCTCAAACGGAGATGGTGCGCTCCACTGCCCGAGCCTCCATGCGCAAGGCAGCATCCACACTTTCCTCTAACTCGGCAACGGAGGCTCCAGCTGTGGCACCTGCTGCTTCGactgctccagctgctccagctgctccggctgctccCCTCGTCCGCGAACGATCTCTGGCCAAGCGGATCAAGGCACCTGCCTGCGATCGTTGCCCCCACTGCGATCGTACCTTTAATCCCAAGGCATTTGATCGCCACGTAGAATGGTGTAAGGAAAAGGCTATTCAGGCCACCATGAAGTCCACCAACAGCCAGGAGACCAGCAAGGCCAAGGAGCGCCTGGAGGCCAGGAAGCAGTATAGGCCCCCCAATCTGAA AACCAAGAGATCCCTCGCCAGAGATAAGTACTCCGGTAACCACGAGGAGGTTCTGGAAGCGGGCGAGATGACAACACCCAAGCCAAATCTGATGTCCCATTCGATGACGTCGTCCGTGCACAGTGATAT CACTCAAGCTCAAGTCACCAGCTCGCGAGCAGGAAGTCGTGCCAAAGCAAACTCCACGGTTACCCAGAACCAAGTAAATCTGTTCAATGAGGATCCACCATCACCGCCGCCACCTAAGGAACGATCTGCACTGCGCCGTTCCAAGCGCACTCAGCGGGAATCCTGCAACGAAATTGACGAGACCATGGAGCAGCTGAGGCGGAACGGCGGTGGAGATGCTCTCCAGTTGGCCAAGCTCGATTGCGTGGAGGCGCCAGTTCTCCAGCCAGCTAGACGACGCAAGAGAGGGCCCAAAACGGATAAACTAGATGGGGTCGAAAAGCAGATCTGCCTACCCCAAGTAACCATGACATTTGACGAGCTCAATGGGTTAATCAAGCGCAAAG GCGGCACGCCCATTTGCAATGTGGAAATGGATGAGCAGGGAATCGGTAGTCTGGTCTCCAAGCACCACTCATCAGCAACCCTAGTGCGTCAGGCACATCGTCGAATTCGCACCAAGGAGAACCCCGATCTGGAGTTGCGTGCCCTGCAATCGTCATGTTCAGCTATTTCCAAAGACGTACAGTCCAGCCTGGTGCCCATGCAGAGAAATCAGTCAAAGATATACTCCGGATCCGAGGAGGAGTCGCCAAGGTCAGAGATTCAGATCAAGCTAGAAACTGCAACCATGCGCACGGTATGCCGACCCCAGAAGAAATCAGGTCGCTCTTCCCAGGTGATGACTAACTCGGAGCCCAAACGAGCTTTGCCAATGTCAGATTTAAAGGAAAGCTTTGAGGCCATCAACCAATCCATAGGCCAAACAGTTCTCCCAAGACTACAGATGGGAAATGAGAGGCAGGACTACGAACCGGAGGAGGACGGAACGGATAATTATACCAGTGATCTAGATGAGGAACCCAAAGGTGATGACCTAATGGCTCGAGCAGCAAAACTGATAGAGAGGGCTCGTTCAAACTCCAGTCCCATCCGCAATCCTGAGCTGTTAGATAGCCACAGTGAACATGATGAGGAGCAACCAGAGGCGGAACGGGAACTAAGGCTGCCGCCTTTGACCAAACAAAATAGCAACGTCAGTCGTCGTGGATCCCTTGAGAATAACGAAAGTGCTATTGCGTACTTCAAGGCACTTAATGCCAAGCGTCGTTCAAATAG GTCTGATTCAAAAATGTCCGAAGACAAACTGCAACGGCAGCAGTCGAATGCTTCCAATGCCAGCAGCCAGGAGGAGAAGAGCCGCCAGGAGATGGAGAAACGGCCGGCCGACGATGATCAAAGAAAGCGAGAGATTTTTATTAGCATTGAGACGGAGGCCAATGCTCAGGGTCGCTCACCCATTTCGCCCGATTCACTGCGCCACATGGTGGGCAATGCCCAGGCGCACATCGATGTCCTGCACATTGAAAACGGAAACGAGCCGGAACACGCAAGGTTTAGCAAGATCAGCGACACGGAGGACGCCGGAAACGAGCCCAGGGATCAGGCCAGCCAATCTACCAACCGGCTGGCCCCATCCTCGAGCGGATCCggattggcgcccaacgtgcaGCTGAACAATGCCAAGAATCTGATCCAGCAGATGCATAGCGAGTTCCGGCTTATGGGCGAGGAGGCCAGTGCCTCCATGCGGCGCCAGCTTATCGGAAGTAACGGCGGTAGAGGCGAGGAACCGCAGCGCTCCAGTAGTGGGCTCCCTTCTTCAAATCCAACACACCAGGTCGTGGCCAGCTCGCCAATGACTCCGTCACCGTCGGCGGATTCAGATGAGTTAAGTAGTCTGGATGGCTATCCCGTGTCCTCGTCGCAGGGTTTACGTCGAGGAGCCAGCTCCAAGCTAAGCTCGGATTCAGCATACGGCAG CAGCAACTCACCTTATAGCTTGTCGCGACAACGCTCCTCTGAACTCCAAGCCGGCACACTACAGTCCCAGGGATTGATGCGTCCACATACGGCCAGTGCCAAGCTGGCCAGCTGCATGATCGATGCCTCCACGCAGGCACACACTGATTATGGCACCCTGAAGGCTCGCCAGCGTCTCTTTGCACCAGAATGTGGAAACAACAATGGCGAAGGAGGCGAGTCGTACAGTAGCGGATCCGAACACTCTTTTGCAACAAATCCAAAACAGCAGCAGAACATCAACTACAACTATCAACAGCCACTGCAGCAAGatcagcagaagcagcagcagatgcaacagatgcagcagcagcaacagatgcAGCAAATGAACTGCAACTACAACTAccaacaggagcagcagcagctccatcatcagcagcagcttcagcatcagcagcagcagcctaAAATCCCAACACCATCAGGTTACAACACAACCAACAACAATGTACCGATGACACCTACAACGTCAGAGAATTCACTGATGAGCACCTCGTCCATGAGCTCAAGTAAGAAGTCCAATTACTGCTACGAATGTGGCTCCAAGTTCATATTCGAGACCGCAAAGTTCTGCATGGATTGCGGCTTGAGGCGTGCTGAACTTTAG
- the LOC117138569 gene encoding uncharacterized protein LOC117138569 isoform X9, giving the protein MSKKMWQKIFKSKSQKPQPLAKINKRHSRIAYEEYQQLTDLLAGENGQLSFGNEKENEHENGNGSGSINVFEQQPLQGSFNSLQFSEAHQLQQQQQQKSQQQQLSTFSRVRNTFSMKRNSSSSKKLGNAKPSESDVASEASAAAATVATATAAATLTNNAPGNQLQRVLIVVNKIDVATNCLTNNLHANPTETVTTNAAIKSTTSSTTDPETEDSRRGAEDDLPAPPPLTSGSSLPVPEYVPEQLTQLTPCPCCSRTFVVDALRKHVVICEKASKKRKIFDSSRQRRDGTALSTYVLPKNFGLPSAERTVGIPSPPITSRETTSVNAAPEPVNSPLPVRRKSQTEMVRSTARASMRKAASTLSSNSATEAPAVAPAASTAPAAPAAPAAPLVRERSLAKRIKAPACDRCPHCDRTFNPKAFDRHVEWCKEKAIQATMKSTNSQETSKAKERLEARKQYRPPNLKTKRSLARDKYSGNHEEVLEAGEMTTPKPNLMSHSMTSSVHSDITQAQVTSSRAGSRAKANSTVTQNQVNLFNEDPPSPPPPKERSALRRSKRTQRESCNEIDETMEQLRRNGGGDALQLAKLDCVEAPVLQPARRRKRGPKTDKLDGVEKQICLPQVTMTFDELNGLIKRKGGTPICNVEMDEQGIGSLVSKHHSSATLVRQAHRRIRTKENPDLELRALQSSCSAISKDVQSSLVPMQRNQSKIYSGSEEESPRSEIQIKLETATMRTVCRPQKKSGRSSQVMTNSEPKRALPMSDLKESFEAINQSIGQTVLPRLQMGNERQDYEPEEDGTDNYTSDLDEEPKGDDLMARAAKLIERARSNSSPIRNPELLDSHSEHDEEQPEAERELRLPPLTKQNSNVSRRGSLENNESAIAYFKALNAKRRSNSGLGDKYDPFLSAKRQLEELCSPSTPPPEEEVTTTKATRTLTPTATSTPTATPSIAMTTSLTTAVGKPVQVTQKTTPTSNFRRTSSLRGPRRTPMLNSRPLFATNYRPTIQRGLSDEGPISTNFLKPEEFDEMPVRAACGNDFHSPRVVRRDTSASNRKQLLKLPVGGTSEASNASPSPQAARSVAKTDSLAVFLKYEHELEQLNGKAAELAAASQLTSKEQKDKSNTLSKQNSAKSLVHSTPTQLPPLTPTTVPVSPGLVKEVNYPPVATPLRLEPISKAAKNSPAPLTPIKLESIFGPKRETGLGSGSGSVAGDYIDPKLINAFDNLHVNSGISSDASSTPQQLSQGRSRSSSQSTITHERRQSGEARNLLKRKMRLGRNQFLYDASPEDADASSGCSADDEANRSSMEYDEQCWQQQQKQLLANPLPLVMPMVHNAMPTFDDFDFEEFLSSFENENDDEQFPLFKDCREFLMNRSTSRQRSFQKATSTLQTTATQITPLSHQSKIKDNHAHRSDSKMSEDKLQRQQSNASNASSQEEKSRQEMEKRPADDDQRKREIFISIETEANAQGRSPISPDSLRHMVGNAQAHIDVLHIENGNEPEHARFSKISDTEDAGNEPRDQASQSTNRLAPSSSGSGLAPNVQLNNAKNLIQQMHSEFRLMGEEASASMRRQLIGSNGGRGEEPQRSSSGLPSSNPTHQVVASSPMTPSPSADSDELSSLDGYPVSSSQGLRRGASSKLSSDSAYGSSNSPYSLSRQRSSELQAGTLQSQGLMRPHTASAKLASCMIDASTQAHTDYGTLKARQRLFAPECGNNNGEGGESYSSGSEHSFATNPKQQQNINYNYQQPLQQDQQKQQQMQQMQQQQQMQQMNCNYNYQQEQQQLHHQQQLQHQQQQPKIPTPSGYNTTNNNVPMTPTTSENSLMSTSSMSSSKKSNYCYECGSKFIFETAKFCMDCGLRRAEL; this is encoded by the exons ATGAGCAAGAAAATGTGGCAGAAGATCTTCAAGTCCAAGTCGCAGAAGCCGCAGCCCTTGGCCAAAATCAACAAGCGACACAGTCGCATTGCTTACGAGGAGTACCAGCAATTAACCGATCTGCTGGCCGGTGAAAATGGACAGCTCAGTTTCGGCAACGAAAAGGAAAATGAGCACGAAAATGGGAATGGAAGTGGCAGCATTAACGTTTTCGAACAGCAGCCGCTGCAAGGTTCTTTCAACTCGTTGCAGTTTAGTGAGGCGCAtcagctgcagcaacagcagcaacaaaaatcgcagcagcaacagctgtcAACGTTTTCGCGCGTTCGCAACACATTTTCCATGAaacgcaacagcagcagcagcaaaaagcTGGGAAATGCCAAGCCAAGTGAGTCGGATGTAGCATCTGAagcatctgcagcagcagcaacagttgcaacagcaacagcagcagcaacattaaCTAACAATGCGCCAGGCAATCAACTGCAACGCGTCTTGATTGTTGTCAATAAGATCGATGTGGCCACTAACTGCCTGACTAATAATTTGCATGCCAATCCTACAGAAACTGTGACTACAAATGCAGCAATTAAATCAA CAACAAGCAGCACCACGGATCCCGAGACCGAAGACTCTAGGCGGGGCGCAGAGGATGATTTGCCTGCCCCGCCGCCACTGACCTCCGGATCCTCCCTTCCGGTGCCGGAGTACGTGCCCGAGCAGTTAACACAGCTGACACCCTGTCCCTGCTGCAGTCGCACCTTCGTCGTGGACGCGCTGCGCAAGCACGTCGTCATCTGCGAGAAGGCCTCCAAGAAGCGCAAGATCTTCGACTCGTCGCGCCAACGCCGCGATGGAACCGCTCTCTCCACGTACGTGCTGCCCAAGAACTTTGGCCTTCCCAGTGCGGAACGCACTGTCGGAATACCATCTCCTCCGATCACCAGTCGCGAAACCACGTCAGTAAATGCTGCTCCAGAG CCAGTGAACTCACCACTGCCAGTTCGTCGAAAGTCTCAAACGGAGATGGTGCGCTCCACTGCCCGAGCCTCCATGCGCAAGGCAGCATCCACACTTTCCTCTAACTCGGCAACGGAGGCTCCAGCTGTGGCACCTGCTGCTTCGactgctccagctgctccagctgctccggctgctccCCTCGTCCGCGAACGATCTCTGGCCAAGCGGATCAAGGCACCTGCCTGCGATCGTTGCCCCCACTGCGATCGTACCTTTAATCCCAAGGCATTTGATCGCCACGTAGAATGGTGTAAGGAAAAGGCTATTCAGGCCACCATGAAGTCCACCAACAGCCAGGAGACCAGCAAGGCCAAGGAGCGCCTGGAGGCCAGGAAGCAGTATAGGCCCCCCAATCTGAA AACCAAGAGATCCCTCGCCAGAGATAAGTACTCCGGTAACCACGAGGAGGTTCTGGAAGCGGGCGAGATGACAACACCCAAGCCAAATCTGATGTCCCATTCGATGACGTCGTCCGTGCACAGTGATAT CACTCAAGCTCAAGTCACCAGCTCGCGAGCAGGAAGTCGTGCCAAAGCAAACTCCACGGTTACCCAGAACCAAGTAAATCTGTTCAATGAGGATCCACCATCACCGCCGCCACCTAAGGAACGATCTGCACTGCGCCGTTCCAAGCGCACTCAGCGGGAATCCTGCAACGAAATTGACGAGACCATGGAGCAGCTGAGGCGGAACGGCGGTGGAGATGCTCTCCAGTTGGCCAAGCTCGATTGCGTGGAGGCGCCAGTTCTCCAGCCAGCTAGACGACGCAAGAGAGGGCCCAAAACGGATAAACTAGATGGGGTCGAAAAGCAGATCTGCCTACCCCAAGTAACCATGACATTTGACGAGCTCAATGGGTTAATCAAGCGCAAAG GCGGCACGCCCATTTGCAATGTGGAAATGGATGAGCAGGGAATCGGTAGTCTGGTCTCCAAGCACCACTCATCAGCAACCCTAGTGCGTCAGGCACATCGTCGAATTCGCACCAAGGAGAACCCCGATCTGGAGTTGCGTGCCCTGCAATCGTCATGTTCAGCTATTTCCAAAGACGTACAGTCCAGCCTGGTGCCCATGCAGAGAAATCAGTCAAAGATATACTCCGGATCCGAGGAGGAGTCGCCAAGGTCAGAGATTCAGATCAAGCTAGAAACTGCAACCATGCGCACGGTATGCCGACCCCAGAAGAAATCAGGTCGCTCTTCCCAGGTGATGACTAACTCGGAGCCCAAACGAGCTTTGCCAATGTCAGATTTAAAGGAAAGCTTTGAGGCCATCAACCAATCCATAGGCCAAACAGTTCTCCCAAGACTACAGATGGGAAATGAGAGGCAGGACTACGAACCGGAGGAGGACGGAACGGATAATTATACCAGTGATCTAGATGAGGAACCCAAAGGTGATGACCTAATGGCTCGAGCAGCAAAACTGATAGAGAGGGCTCGTTCAAACTCCAGTCCCATCCGCAATCCTGAGCTGTTAGATAGCCACAGTGAACATGATGAGGAGCAACCAGAGGCGGAACGGGAACTAAGGCTGCCGCCTTTGACCAAACAAAATAGCAACGTCAGTCGTCGTGGATCCCTTGAGAATAACGAAAGTGCTATTGCGTACTTCAAGGCACTTAATGCCAAGCGTCGTTCAAATAG CGGCCTGGGGGACAAATACGATCCCTTCCTCTCGGCTAAGCGGCAGCTGGAGGAGCTTTGCTCACCCAGCACGCCGCCGCCAGAGGAAGAGGTGACCACCACCAAAGCTACTAGAACATTGACACCTACAGCAACCAGCACACCCACAGCCACACCCAGTATCGCCATGACCACTTCATTGACCACGGCAGTCGGTAAGCCCGTTCAGGTTACCCAAAAGACCACTCCGACTTCCAATTTTCGACGTACTTCATCGCTGAGAGGGCCACGTCGTACGCCCATGCTGAACAGCCGGCCGTTGTTTGCCACCAACTATCGCCCCACCATTCAGCGGGGTCTGTCCGATGAGGGACCCATCTCCACCAATTTCCTTAAACCAGAGGAGTTCGACGAGATGCCGGTAAGAGCCGCATGCGGCAATGACTTTCACAGCCCAAGAGTCGTGCGCCGGGATACCAGTGCCTCCAACCGAAAGCAACTGCTTAAATTGCCCGTGGGTGGAACCAGTGAAGCCAGCAACGCATCCCCCTCTCCTCAGGCCGCCCGCAGTGTGGCCAAAACTGACTCCCTGGCTGTGTTCCTCAAGTACGAGCACGAGCTGGAGCAGCTGAATGGCAAGGCGGCTGAGCTGGCAGCCGCCAGCCAGTTGACCAGCAAGGAGCAAAAAGACAAGAGCAACACGCTGAGCAAACAGAACTCTGCGAAGAGCTTGGTACACAGTACTCCCACACAGTTGCCACCATTAACTCCAACAACGGTGCCCGTTTCGCCAGGTTTGGTTAAAGAGGTCAACTATCCACCGGTGGCCACTCCGCTTCGATTGGAGCCCATCAGCAAGGCGGCGAAGAACTCACCGGCTCCCCTTACGCCCATCAAGCTGGAAAGCATCTTTGGACCGAAGAGGGAAACGGGTCTGGGGTCAGGATCGGGCTCTGTGGCAGGCGATTACATAGATCCCAAGCTGATAAACGCCTTTGATAATCTACATGTAAACAGTGGTATATCCTCGGATGCCAGCTCCACGCCCCAGCAGTTGTCCCAAGGCCGGAGCAGGAGTAGCTCCCAGTCCACCATCACCCACGAACGGAGGCAATCCGGTGAGGCCAGGAACCTGCTGAAGCGGAAGATGCGATTGGGACGGAACCAGTTTCTGTACGATGCCTCGCCAGAGGATGCGGATGCTTCATCGGGCTGCTCGGCAGACGATGAGGCCAACCGCTCGTCCATGGAGTACGACGAACAGTGctggcagcaacagcagaaacAGCTACTGGCCAATCCGCTGCCGCTGGTCATGCCCATGGTGCACAACGCCATGCCCACCTTCGATGATTTTGACTTCGAGGAGTTCCTCTCCTCATTCGAGAACGAGAATGACGACGAGCAATTCCCGTTGTTCAAGGACTGTCGCGAATTCCTCATGAATCGCTCGACGAGCAGACAACGCTCGTTCCAGAAAGCGACTTCGACGCTACAGACGACAGCCACACAGATTACACCACTTAGTCACCAGTCCAAGATTAAAGACAATCACGCCCACAGGTCTGATTCAAAAATGTCCGAAGACAAACTGCAACGGCAGCAGTCGAATGCTTCCAATGCCAGCAGCCAGGAGGAGAAGAGCCGCCAGGAGATGGAGAAACGGCCGGCCGACGATGATCAAAGAAAGCGAGAGATTTTTATTAGCATTGAGACGGAGGCCAATGCTCAGGGTCGCTCACCCATTTCGCCCGATTCACTGCGCCACATGGTGGGCAATGCCCAGGCGCACATCGATGTCCTGCACATTGAAAACGGAAACGAGCCGGAACACGCAAGGTTTAGCAAGATCAGCGACACGGAGGACGCCGGAAACGAGCCCAGGGATCAGGCCAGCCAATCTACCAACCGGCTGGCCCCATCCTCGAGCGGATCCggattggcgcccaacgtgcaGCTGAACAATGCCAAGAATCTGATCCAGCAGATGCATAGCGAGTTCCGGCTTATGGGCGAGGAGGCCAGTGCCTCCATGCGGCGCCAGCTTATCGGAAGTAACGGCGGTAGAGGCGAGGAACCGCAGCGCTCCAGTAGTGGGCTCCCTTCTTCAAATCCAACACACCAGGTCGTGGCCAGCTCGCCAATGACTCCGTCACCGTCGGCGGATTCAGATGAGTTAAGTAGTCTGGATGGCTATCCCGTGTCCTCGTCGCAGGGTTTACGTCGAGGAGCCAGCTCCAAGCTAAGCTCGGATTCAGCATACGGCAG CAGCAACTCACCTTATAGCTTGTCGCGACAACGCTCCTCTGAACTCCAAGCCGGCACACTACAGTCCCAGGGATTGATGCGTCCACATACGGCCAGTGCCAAGCTGGCCAGCTGCATGATCGATGCCTCCACGCAGGCACACACTGATTATGGCACCCTGAAGGCTCGCCAGCGTCTCTTTGCACCAGAATGTGGAAACAACAATGGCGAAGGAGGCGAGTCGTACAGTAGCGGATCCGAACACTCTTTTGCAACAAATCCAAAACAGCAGCAGAACATCAACTACAACTATCAACAGCCACTGCAGCAAGatcagcagaagcagcagcagatgcaacagatgcagcagcagcaacagatgcAGCAAATGAACTGCAACTACAACTAccaacaggagcagcagcagctccatcatcagcagcagcttcagcatcagcagcagcagcctaAAATCCCAACACCATCAGGTTACAACACAACCAACAACAATGTACCGATGACACCTACAACGTCAGAGAATTCACTGATGAGCACCTCGTCCATGAGCTCAAGTAAGAAGTCCAATTACTGCTACGAATGTGGCTCCAAGTTCATATTCGAGACCGCAAAGTTCTGCATGGATTGCGGCTTGAGGCGTGCTGAACTTTAG